The following are from one region of the Nostoc cf. commune SO-36 genome:
- a CDS encoding response regulator: MLDIRTLLIIDDSAADRKIYRRYLLKDPHQSYQILEADCAEEGLALCQKVPCDVILLDFCLPDMSGLELFDQMQQEIFKTSVPVIMLTGRGDEEIAVQVMKRGALDYLVKQHLTQDVLQLAVRNAIRQSSLQAQLIKTQERQRLIATTALRIRQSLNLEQILNTAVAEVQQLLKCDRVMVYQFAQIQMVK, encoded by the coding sequence ATGTTGGACATACGGACGCTACTTATCATCGATGATAGTGCCGCAGATCGGAAAATTTATCGTCGATATCTTTTGAAAGATCCGCACCAGTCCTACCAGATTTTGGAGGCAGACTGTGCAGAAGAAGGACTTGCTTTGTGCCAAAAAGTACCCTGCGATGTGATTCTGCTGGATTTTTGCCTACCTGATATGAGTGGGTTAGAACTCTTCGATCAGATGCAGCAGGAGATATTTAAAACTTCTGTGCCAGTGATTATGTTGACAGGGCGGGGTGATGAAGAGATCGCTGTGCAAGTAATGAAACGGGGTGCTTTAGATTATTTAGTCAAGCAACATCTGACACAAGATGTACTGCAACTAGCAGTCCGTAATGCCATTAGACAATCGTCCTTGCAAGCCCAACTGATCAAAACTCAAGAGCGTCAACGCCTAATTGCCACGACTGCTTTACGAATTCGCCAGTCTCTAAACTTAGAGCAAATTTTGAATACAGCTGTAGCCGAAGTACAGCAACTTCTGAAGTGCGATCGCGTGATGGTATATCAGTTCGCCCAGATACAGATGGTAAAATAG
- a CDS encoding GAF domain-containing sensor histidine kinase — protein sequence MCDRIEAGDNGTRIQGDRVLITREEFSQSPIPYIYELGLCNCVSLKEQFNTKASLVVPINLSNNGNPTPKLWGLLIAHHNSGERQWQTDDVEMLNEVSVQLAIAIQQAELLAQTQAALAKEKQLNIFKSQIIATVSHEYRTPLTSILAAASTLVKHSQQLDESKQQRFLGIIEQKTRYMSKLVDDMLLVNQLELGKPEFKPIALDLLQFFSDLIEQERETAGDRHELIFKITGNNHGFWGDRGLLQQIFINLMSNAIKYSPDGGTVEFHLVGKESEVIFYIKDQGIGIPIADQENLFQSFSRGSNVDTIPGTGLGLAIAKACVELHGGNITLSSEVGQGTKVTVSLPKISPTGQLSPSST from the coding sequence GTGTGCGATCGCATTGAGGCTGGGGACAATGGCACAAGGATACAAGGAGACAGAGTATTGATAACTAGGGAAGAGTTTTCCCAATCCCCAATTCCTTATATCTATGAGCTAGGTTTGTGTAATTGTGTCAGCCTAAAAGAGCAATTTAATACTAAGGCAAGTCTGGTGGTTCCCATTAATCTGAGTAACAATGGGAACCCAACCCCCAAACTTTGGGGTTTATTGATTGCTCACCATAATTCTGGGGAGCGACAGTGGCAAACTGATGATGTAGAGATGCTCAACGAAGTTTCAGTGCAATTAGCGATCGCTATCCAACAGGCAGAATTGCTAGCCCAAACTCAAGCAGCCCTTGCCAAAGAAAAGCAACTAAATATATTTAAATCTCAAATTATTGCAACGGTTTCCCATGAATATCGAACGCCGCTAACTTCAATTCTTGCTGCTGCATCAACTTTGGTAAAACATAGCCAGCAACTAGACGAGTCTAAACAGCAGAGGTTTTTGGGAATCATTGAACAGAAAACAAGGTATATGTCCAAACTCGTGGATGATATGCTTTTGGTTAACCAATTGGAACTAGGAAAACCTGAGTTTAAACCAATTGCATTAGATTTGCTACAATTTTTTTCTGACCTTATAGAACAAGAGCGAGAAACAGCAGGCGATCGCCACGAATTAATTTTTAAAATTACAGGAAATAACCACGGATTTTGGGGCGATCGCGGACTTTTGCAGCAGATTTTTATTAACTTAATGTCCAATGCAATTAAGTACTCTCCAGATGGAGGTACTGTGGAATTCCACCTCGTTGGCAAAGAATCAGAAGTTATCTTTTATATCAAAGATCAGGGAATCGGTATCCCGATCGCAGATCAAGAAAATTTATTTCAATCTTTCAGTCGTGGAAGTAACGTTGACACAATTCCTGGTACAGGTTTGGGGCTAGCGATCGCTAAAGCTTGTGTGGAGTTACATGGTGGCAATATTACCTTGTCTAGTGAAGTGGGGCAAGGAACTAAAGTTACAGTTAGCTTACCGAAGATATCCCCAACTGGTCAACTATCCCCATCATCTACTTAA